The genomic DNA ACAAATACCAGAAGGCaggcaaaagaaaatacaattccTCCCCTCATCTTGTTTTAACCCCTTAACTgccatgagtaaccaagatagaatttctccttacaatatcaatgcaatatcaaccagataacttataagaataaagaaaaatatcagcttggAGATAactagttgattcaatactaaattctctgaactaaaattataataattgtatggttgacggtaaggagaattacaaatttgatctgggagttaaagggttaacagcagAGAAAACAGATGCACATGTACCTAGATGTAATCAGCTATGCATTGTTAACCATTGAAATAGTTTTTACCTCCTTCTCTTCCCTTTCATGTTCCTTTCTCTTTAATCgttcttcctttttcttgaccttcttttctttcttttcttcttgttttcgtTCCTATGAAGAGATTCATATTCTCACTCACTCTATTCCAAAGGCTGATCACAACCCCTTATCTTCAAAATTTATATAGTTGCCATTTTAATACAcggcaataataataatatgcaTCAAAAGGTCAGGAGACCTCCAGAATCCACCCCACTTTAGGGAGAGGGCACTTAACCTACAAcactgtatttaaaaaaaattgaagtaaaaagtGTTGCAAATGTGCTGCTTATTATTTCGGTAAAAACTGTCACATTTTGGTATTGAAGCTATGTAGACTTGGTGAATGAGTGACTGATATAGGAAGTGAGTTTCAAATCTTACTTGCTTGAGATTGGTTAGACACGAAGGCATTTGATTATTACTAGCAGCTCTTATGCCGCAGCAGTGAATTTGGCTATCTATTCTAAAAAGATTAAAGCAATGGGGGCAatagtttatttaaaacatgaatttggtgATTTTACAAGTACTGActtagaaaatatataaaatctTTAGTTTGAAGAATAATGGATAGGAATGGGCCTCTCACTCCCATGacttatttatcattattaacaGTAACAAGggctatacatttcttatactATCACCTCTAACATTGGcattaatcaaaattatatcCTTTATATgaatttctttgctttcttctcAAATCTTTTTATTTGAAACTATACTGAGCATGCTATAAAAAGAATTTCCTTGTTGGTCACCCCTTGGAGAAAATTGGTGAAGTTTAACATGAAATTCTAGTGTGTACATGATTAAAGctcaattttcataattgcaATTTAGCAGCCTTAGTTCCAAATATGGTTGCCAAAAATAGAACCATGTGTGATATTAAATGACATCCTAAAGCCCTGATCACTTCTATTGTCTTTGGAGTAAGCAGTATAACTGGTATGCATTTCTGAAGTTTTGCATGTAATCTTCAGGcttaactctttaattcccatgagtgaccaagtctgaatttctccttacaatatcaatacaatatcaagcaatgagaataaagaaaagtatcagttAGGAGAtgatttgttgatccaataccaaattctccaaactaacatcataagaattgtgtggcagataGAAAGGagattactgatgagatcttgttATAAAATGGCTAAAAACTCCACCAAGGAAAATGAGTAacatttttatcacaaataACCTTGAAGAGTGACACCTTTTGAAAACGTTTGCATCACTTTAACTTCTGCCCCCTCGCATTGCAAATTAAGTAAAACAGTTGTTGTCTAGTCACCCTGGTAACTAAGACAAGCACATCCTGGAGAGCTGTGTGGTAGCCGTCAAGAAAGCTCATGTGAACTAACacacaacaaattaaaaactccccatgaaaaaatatttcaaacttgaTGGTACATAATTTGTTATTGTGAACACTTCTTAATCAAAATCTATCTTGGCCTTGAACCTATTTTTACCTGCCACAATAAAACGGTGGTTGATGTATACTTCTGACCAACTATTTCGTTcatacatttatttaaaatctatttttttatagTTAGATATTTATTCCTTTCTAGTACATTCATACAATGAGCATTTATTTGCCTCGGGCTGAgtaaaaattgttgaataatccttGAGATGAAGTTGAGGGGATTATTCATCAATTTTCACTGAGGCTGTGGCAATAATTGTTTTGGTATAATTGCTCAGATGCATTAGAATTCTGTTGTGAATTTGGTTTGATGTTGGAACCATTGAatacaattgttttgattactcaTAACAAGATAAGCAGCCAGTTTCCGCAGGAGTTTAACaagtttatttaattcaataagaaaaaacaccatatctttcttttgaaaagtgtcacaCCAAACTTTGTAGCATCTTTTGTGCTTATATCATGTTTATTATGTCCAGTATATCATTGACAAAACACAAAGCAACCATTTGGAAATTTAGAGCCCCTGCTAAACTCACTTCACATGAGGCAATTATCATGAGATATGACAAAAtcctccaccaatcagagcCCATGCATTTCTATAATCACCCCAGCAACTATACtaataaacaattattcgccCATTCAAAATAGAGGATaaaggggtgagtttctaaagaaactgtggagctgcgtcggtgggagagtatagcaggtaatttagtgttaacaactgggttgaaaacgtaaataggccaccgtaaagggtaaaaaagctgacgtttcgagcgttagcccttcgtcagagcaattagaggaattgtgggttgtgtgtggatttatatgcagaaagtggggctatgccattggtgggaatatggtgacaagaaaacaggaataaattagttgaatgaaaagcgctcgttgattccgtggggattaagggtgctgattttaaatataaatttttgttctagtgttttacggctttctgaactgcctagatgtaaggaaaggccacaaactgccatatgctgtgtagaatgattaggaagattaaagtgtctagcgactggtttggatgcatccttgtcatttctttccacatcgcgaaggtgtaCTCGGTGtaatccacacacaacccacaattcctctaatcgctctgacaaagagctaacgctcgaaacatccgcttttttaccctttacggtgactaatttttgttttcaacccagttgttaacactaaattaccaacGAAATAGAGGATGTTTACCCTAATCCACAAAGCAGAAAGGTAAATATTGAAGTGAATCGTTGTTTTGGTTTACATCACATAAAAACCCTAACTTTGTtgatatgacaaaaaaatggaaataaagtaaaattaagAGGGGAAAACAAATTCACCTTTGTGGTACAGCCCTTATACTGTTGGCAAATATTTTAGGACTGTCACTGTAACCATGATTGTAAAAGAGAAGGAAGAGGGTTATAGGTTAGTATTGTAACAAAGTcaattgcatttgaaaagcagcaacatttgtatcataacaaggtcagCCTTGATCtaactcctgttcaaaggcttggcaagcAAGCAGTCAGCAACCAAGCATGAGGAATCCAACCTCAGACCtttgatgctctaccactgagccacagagactctacagtgagaAAGGTActcagagttttttctttgtctcacactTGTGACAGGACAAAAGACAACCTTCTCTATctctttaccgagctcaaaacttaccatctctcttattttatttacaaacgtGACAatatcaacattgctgatcctagcagtatgcaggacacatGTCATATAAcctttgtaatagacctcactcaccatagagtctctgtgactcagtggtagagcatcagagcgcggaatccaaaggtctgaggtccaattcctcatggggactcagaattttttctttgtcccatactcgtgacaagatgaaaaacatctttttcaaagctttttttacTTACATCTAAATTTCCTATCCAAGCTGttactatttattttattttccttaagaAGTTGTGGTTTCTTCTGGACAAACACTccctagaaaaagaaaataaggcaAAAGAAGACAATAAAATTCACAACATCGAAAAATTACTACTCTGTACCAACAAGACATGTCTGGAACAGGGAACTTTTGTCACACTTGAGCATTCCTAGTGTAATTGGAAGGAGAAGTTGCCTCAGATCTCTCATAGGTAGAATTTATATCACGGTCGTTTCCCTCAAACTAAGATATCCTGCAGACATATCaagactaatttttttgtgaattcgaagtacaaataaattttcaaattaatgttACATAAAACTTTCAAACAGACTGATAAAATCTTTCATGAAAAACCACGGTCCAAAGTTTCTACGCGTCTCCTCAAGCTTGCCAGAATCCATCATTCCATATCTTTTCTTTGTGTTCTAAAAATCTTTAACCAAAGTGTCCGCATTTGCCGCCATCTTGTATTGTACTAGATACCAGTCTCCAACACAATATCTGGTAAATTTCAAACTCGCTACATACCGTAATTATTCGATTGAACGCCGCCCCGACTAAACACCGTAATTTAGAggagaaatataaataaacacCGCcttcgaataaacgccgcatcATGACGCAACGTTTATTTGAATAATAGACTCAAAAGCACACGGTGATAAATACTTCCATCAcacttgaaaattttgtgtGAACCAGACgcaaatccttttgaatgtaccagttctgatgtCGAGGAAGCATAACCGACATTGACTCTTTAATCACATTATGTATTGCAGTAATATAATAATATGCAAATCGTGAAATTGAGAAcgatttaaaaataactttttggaCAAGCACGAAAACATgtttggattttaaataaacgccgcACTCgaatcatgaaaaattttataaacgccgcggcgtttaatcAAATATATACGGTATGCAATAAAGCAGAGAGGGCTTTGCAGTAATGCGTAAATATGAACACCGCTGACGTAGTTCTCTCCATCCGTACTGAACGTCCGAAAACGTACAATGATCTGGATCTACATTTTGCTTAATGCTTTGTCTATTAACTTTGGGTAAAGGACTGTACGTCACACCATGGTCGCGCTTGCTCGAGCGTGGGCGGAAAAACTCGGTTCCCGGCCGGTGACCCCTATTTTTAATAACatcaaacataagaaaaaactTTATAATACCCgggataaatttttcatttacagcCAAAACTATGTAGCCAGTATAATCGGTTGTGCAAGTGGCAGTGATCGGGATATTCATGGTATCATTTTGACACACAAACGCTGTTCTGAAGACCCTATTGGCTTATTGATTTAAAGATTTTTACATTAAatgttgatttaaaaaaatcgaattCAAATGGAATTGGTGggaatattcttaaaaaaaaacgaagttAGCTCTTTCAGTTTGGATTACAAACCTAAATATCTTGGAATAGTGCGTGACTATAGCTATTGATAAGATCGATTTTGCTTGCATTATCATATTGGCCAAGCGAAATTAGATTCCGTTTCAGCTGGCACCATCCATATAATTAGAATAAGGAGTTGGAGAATTTAATGGGATGCCCCCTTTCCTCCTGTGGGAAagaatttgtcaatttttgtgTATCCCTTCCGTTCTGAGCGATAAGTAAGGATGGGAAACTGTAATAAGTAGGACCCATGATCTGAATATTTTTAGCTTGACGTTTGTTTCCTGAGTAATAATTGTTAGCAGCTTATAGATTGCGCCTGGTTATGACAGGAGTCTAGTCAGCCCTCAGGTCTACACTAATTATTCTACGTGGGCTTAATTTCAAAACGTCAAGGAACATGAATGAATATGGAAATGTTTTATTCATCATTAATGATACGATAATTTGCTTCAACCAGAAGAAACCATCTGTAACAGAACCACCTTACATTCTCATTTAGCACATGCATGCATTAATTCTCGCGTAATGATAGCTGAAGTCTGTAAACCCAAATCATACTAATTCTTTGGGCTTTTAttcacatattttcttttatcttaatttaatttctttctttaactttcATTACATTGATGTTTTAACATCGAAATATATAACGAAATTCAAAGAGAGCTTCAAAGCCACATTACCTGTCAACTGTCATTACGTAAGTTTCCATGTATGGATAAAAACTATCGTTTGATTGATCGATTGATTGTAGTAGACCAAGATTGGTGTCGACTCCGGCGAGTCGACTTGTAGAACTCGTTTATGAGAGCTGTACGCTAAAAAGGAGATTCAGCAATTTACCAGTGTCGGAGAGGTACTCATACCaatgaaagaaatgcaaacGAACATGATTATGAACACAACAGTGAATGAAGGGCAGCCAGTTACATTTCTTTTCTGCTTCAATCCTTTAGCGAGAAGAATCGGAGAAACTATTGTTTATTGCTTGTTACTTGTTATTTCGTTGGTGGGAAACACTCTTACTGGGATAATTGTCTACAGGACAAGAAGCTTAAGAAAACCCATCAACTTTTTTATCGTTAACATGGCCATGTCCGATCTGATTTATTCGCTTTTCCTGTTCACGCGAAACATAACACAGCTACATCTGGGCTTCGAAGCCTGGTTAATAAGAGGTCGTCTTGGCGAGGCGTTGTGTAAGATGACAACTTTCTTGGCAGATGTCTCAACCGGTGTGTCAATTCAGAACCTGGTTTTAGTGGCAGTGGATCGATTTGGGGCTGTGATAATTCCCCTCCGTTCGCCACTTATCAGTAGAAAATTGTCCTACTTCCTAATTTTTGCTTCTTGGATAGTCGCCATGGCTGTCTACTCGCCGTTTTTCCTCACCTTTACGGTTGTTGAGTATTCTGGAGGGGCCAAATGTCAGAGGCAGTGGAGTGAAGTTTTTGGGGATTCTACGTCTCTCAAACACTACATCCTGACCCTTtcaattttagtgttttataTTCCTTTGTTGTCGATTGCCATACTTTACATcgccatttttttaaaactgaagtCACAGAAGACGCCAGGCGAACAATTACACAACTCAaggaaaaacagagaaagacgAGAGCGAAACGTGCTCAAGATGTCGATAGCTATCGTGTTTACATTTGCGATATGCTGGCTTCCCTTCACTTCCAGCGAAATAGGATACTTTTTTTTGGCGGACAGGGCCCTGATATCTTCTTGTGGGTACAACATTTTCAGACTTGTTGCATTTGTTCTGGCTGTATCATATTGTGCGATAAGCCCCTGCatctgtttcattttcaatggaAATTATCGTCAAGGACTTAAGAAACTCCTTAGTGGCTCATTTGTTGATAACAGGGTTGATCCAGTCCCACCCGCCCAGTAGTAGTCCTTAGAACACAGCTAATAAGCCAGGCTAGTTGTCGATGATATTTCATACAGGAAAGAAGGATAtttatgagaagaaaaaacttatcataaattgataaataaataataacgGGTCTTACGACACATTTCACAAGTCACAGAGTCTagaaataatataattttaaaaaagactATTTGACACCTTACAAAGcgcagccaaggagttgaacttgGGGCAACTGAAAAACGATCCAGTGTGTATCAGGGCGGAAGCcttaaaaagagaaagcttGCTAACATAAAATAACCTGTGAAGGCGcataattaagttttgtttgcAAAACGAGTATTACTTACTTCCACAATGTAATCGCATGCAAGTAATCACTCAGGTACTCAGGTTTGCCACTTTGTAAGACCATTATGTAGAGACAATTTGGAACAGTACTGTTTCCAAGGATGAAATGAGATGATTAAAAACAAAGGCGTTGAGCTTAGGTTTAAAGTGTGAGAGGTGTCCCGTTCATGAACCGCTTTTCGCGGCCGTAACTAGGAATATCGAGGAAGAAGCCGGAGGAGAGGGTGGGgtaataagggggggggggagggggtggtgaGCAGTGACGTTTAGGGTGTAGTCGTTTTACTAACGCGCGATTTCAAGCCTTAGAGGCTCGAGTTTGTGCGAGACGTTCCGGAGGGAGAATATACTGAGAATGTTTACCTCAACGAATGCTATTGAAATATACCAGATTTCAAATGATTTAGCCATGGCCAACATGCAGTTATTGTATCTCACTTCCAAACTTACCGTACCTGGGGGCCCTTAATCGAAAGTCTTTAATATTTTCGGGCGCGATGTCATTAAATCTAAATCTTAGGAAAACTATTACGGGTCTTAGCTCAAAAATCTCTCCGTCCTGCTTAATTTCTCATTGCTTCGTTCTGTTTCATCGTTCGCGTTATGACACTTCTATTATCTTGACCTTGCAATGTGAACGACACAAATAAAAGCTTTAATTTAAGTTCCGAATACCACTGGAACAGTCAAGAAAGGGCCACAGGAATGTTAAGTACCGTTACAGAGACGCGCCGCAGGTCTGACAATCGAAATCTATACGCACTGAATTGTCCCAGATCCCTAGATTGTACATGCCGCGCAAGATATTTGGAAGCCGTGATGGAGTGGTAATTATTCTTGGTCCAGGCCTCTTGATCATTAAAAGGTCTAGTTTCGAAGCCTGGCCGGTCCTTTAAGGCCGTTCATAACGTCGGGTACGGACGTGCCATGATAGCAGAGCGGATCCCAAAGTTTTTCAAGCACTAAATGTACGTGCCAAGTTATTTAGGGCTAAGCACGGACccgtttttttttcagttcataaGCGTCTATGGCCCCAAAAATCGAAAAAACTTGGGTCCGTTccactttcttcatttttgacGATTCCGCACCCGATTATCCTGTTGTGCAAGTTGCCTCTCAGGCAAGACACGCTAATCTCACGGTACCCCTTTTTAGCCCCAAACCCCCTTACACCCCACCCTTCGAGTACAAATGAGTACCAGCCCATTTGACAGGAAATGTGAAGAAGGAAGAGCATTGTAAAAATTTCATCgttcaaataattatctttaGTAACTTTATTCAGTAAACAAACCGAAACTTTTGGCACTTAATATATAGTTAATATCTTTGCAAATACTGTTTTAATACACTcccatttcaaagaaaataaaagatgcaTTATTTGTTCTTAATGGCCAGTCAGCGGGGACCGGAATATGGCGCTGTTCGGTTCGTCTGGACCAAATAAGGAGTAGGATCTCACATCGGTGTCTGAATTAAGTTTACCCTCCTCTTTCAACTGAGATAGCAGATCTAGACCGGAAAAACTGGAATACGTGTTGAATCGGTTATCTGGCTTTTCCAGGACCTTGGCAGGAGGCGAACTTGATTTCGTCTCGCAAGGCGCTAAGCTTTTCTCGGGGTTTTGATTCATAAATTGATTCTTTTTAAACGACTGGCTGTTGTAAACAGGATTATGTAGCTGGTTAAATGGAGGCTCAAGCTTAACTTTAGCACAAACAATATCATTATTTAACAGAGTCTTTTTCAAGTCCGTTTTTGATTCGGGTTTCCCAGGGTTCCACTTGGGCTCGACATATTCCGGTACTTTCCATACTGACGGGGGTGGAGTGGAAGGTTCGCCTTCACTTCCTTCGGATTGCGAACGCTGTCTTGAGAGGAACTGCGCATGTGTAGCCAATACTGGGGAAGCAGGTACTTTGGGAGGTGATTTAGGAATAGTTGAGGATTCAAGCTTTCTTGCAAGTTTTACAGTACTAAATCTTGTCTTTCCAGAATCTACTCTTTGGAGAGGTGGATGCGTGTTCTGTGTAGgaagaaaagataaattcaaGATATTAACAAAACAACCCTTCTATGTAGTGTAGTGTATCATCACCCAATAAGAATTTACGTACGTTAAGAAACACATTCCGCTCAACCAATCAAAAGATTCGTCGTTAGCACATTTTCCCGCTTTCACACTTGATCACATGATCCAAGCAAACCACATGACATCTCTGACATGCTAGAGAATGGACTCTCTTGGCCAGCCAATTTTAGTAAGGGCTggttgacttttttttccacaggaGGCTGACAAACAAACCATCAAACATGATGGCACAAGGAAGCTCTCctgctgtttgtttgtttgctttcaaaGACGCAGTAACCTACTGGTACGTGCACTGGACTCACACACAAGGCTCTGGTTTGATTTTTGCATCAACCGGGACTGTGTTGAATGATGTTCTTGGTTCACCGTCACAGATCAAGGGAATTAATTAGTGCCGGCTAATTGTCAGGGAAACCTGACGAAATGTTGAAAGTCACCAAGTCTCTTCAAAAACCATCCCCACACCACATAACATTAGCAATTTGACTAACATCTGCTAACCTTATCTCCTTGCTTGAGGTTCTCTTTCATCTCTCTTTGTCTCTGTTCTTTATAAATCTtcagtttttgttcctctttctgGTAAACAAAGTAAAGCACAAAACACTTGTTTTTAAGAAACTCTCAGAGTTGactgatgaaattaaaaaaaaaaaaaaaaaaagaaaaaaagaaaaaggaaaaaaaatgatgttttctCTTGTTGTCACTTGCATGGTCAACATTCCCTTTAAAAATGgtctttcaacaaaaaaagacaagaaacaaCAACAGATTTTGCAGATAATTCCGAATTTAATATCCATTTGGATATAAAAAATTGAGCCCTCTTTGAAACATTATGCAGTTTCATGccagaatttttgctttgttgaGTCAAATGCAGTTTGTTCAGTCTATCATGGGACAAGAGGCTGCAGTAGTCTCAAATGACATGGAGAATTGTTCTGAAAATCTGTACATGTCCCAAATTAACAACTGTGACAAGTTGTACAAATTTGAACCGGTGTGACTTTATCTTTATTATTGAATTGGCCAAGCTGCACAGAAAGGTTATAACTGCCAAGACATGGTGCTACAGCTGGCTGTTGTGTCTGTTCCTACCTTTAAGATGCCAGATCTTTTAGTTCAAAACACATTTCACAAACAATACATAAGGGTACCGTGTGTACATGTCCATCAGCAAAAGACCAAAAGAACTTGTTCTATAAAAATTCCACTGTGTAGAAACTGTggtatgcatactgatttgcACAAATACCAGAAGGCaggcaaaagaaaatacaatt from Pocillopora verrucosa isolate sample1 chromosome 10, ASM3666991v2, whole genome shotgun sequence includes the following:
- the LOC131774844 gene encoding substance-K receptor-like translates to MKEMQTNMIMNTTVNEGQPVTFLFCFNPLARRIGETIVYCLLLVISLVGNTLTGIIVYRTRSLRKPINFFIVNMAMSDLIYSLFLFTRNITQLHLGFEAWLIRGRLGEALCKMTTFLADVSTGVSIQNLVLVAVDRFGAVIIPLRSPLISRKLSYFLIFASWIVAMAVYSPFFLTFTVVEYSGGAKCQRQWSEVFGDSTSLKHYILTLSILVFYIPLLSIAILYIAIFLKLKSQKTPGEQLHNSRKNRERRERNVLKMSIAIVFTFAICWLPFTSSEIGYFFLADRALISSCGYNIFRLVAFVLAVSYCAISPCICFIFNGNYRQGLKKLLSGSFVDNRVDPVPPAQ
- the LOC131774846 gene encoding uncharacterized protein isoform X2, whose amino-acid sequence is MAVGRGFFDQYSVFCVFGSVVGCVVVPLITQSVESVIFSAIVISLTATHLTKRASKSENSSQVNTKEVDRRNSRKLKDREREQLPHIKKRKPATQQTQITSKSSDNRKKKPEDQFKLDLAKQLELERKQEEKKEKKVKKKEERLKRKEHEREEKEKEEQKLKIYKEQRQREMKENLKQGDKNTHPPLQRVDSGKTRFSTVKLARKLESSTIPKSPPKVPASPVLATHAQFLSRQRSQSEGSEGEPSTPPPSVWKVPEYVEPKWNPGKPESKTDLKKTLLNNDIVCAKVKLEPPFNQLHNPVYNSQSFKKNQFMNQNPEKSLAPCETKSSSPPAKVLEKPDNRFNTYSSFSGLDLLSQLKEEGKLNSDTDVRSYSLFGPDEPNSAIFRSPLTGH
- the LOC131774846 gene encoding uncharacterized protein isoform X1; amino-acid sequence: MAVGRGFFDQYSVFCVFGSVVGCVVVPLITQSVESVIFSAIVISLTATHLTKRASKSENSSQVNTKEVDRRNSRKLKDREREQLPHIKKRKPATQQTQQITSKSSDNRKKKPEDQFKLDLAKQLELERKQEEKKEKKVKKKEERLKRKEHEREEKEKEEQKLKIYKEQRQREMKENLKQGDKNTHPPLQRVDSGKTRFSTVKLARKLESSTIPKSPPKVPASPVLATHAQFLSRQRSQSEGSEGEPSTPPPSVWKVPEYVEPKWNPGKPESKTDLKKTLLNNDIVCAKVKLEPPFNQLHNPVYNSQSFKKNQFMNQNPEKSLAPCETKSSSPPAKVLEKPDNRFNTYSSFSGLDLLSQLKEEGKLNSDTDVRSYSLFGPDEPNSAIFRSPLTGH